A stretch of Aureispira sp. CCB-E DNA encodes these proteins:
- a CDS encoding DUF6089 family protein yields the protein MRLKFFICFLFLLGCISSYSQDYEYKERKKKRMHYIPRYPIELGFHIGTSQFLGDLGGTEAIGQSFIIDTDLPSIRPAVGFFGRYNMGGHFSFRLEMSYLNLSGNDKFAGKGFSATTHSDKDGWFRFYRNLHFQTHVFELTNSCQFIPYNFKLTGSRYTKTKQNTLSPYIVLGAGFLVFNPQAEYNGDWVDLRPLSTEGQGLVEGRPTYSLVQFIIPVGFGVQWEHNHDWILSLEINHRFTFTDYIDDVSTDYVAPAVFEKNFNAETAQLATSLARRSVEHDPNNIYGYITAPNAQRGDPKDNDAYYTINIRLAFYLKKSRFLALVKDY from the coding sequence ATGAGACTCAAGTTCTTTATCTGTTTTCTTTTTTTGTTGGGCTGTATCTCTAGCTATTCTCAAGATTACGAGTACAAAGAGAGGAAAAAGAAACGGATGCACTACATTCCTCGATACCCCATCGAGCTTGGTTTTCACATTGGTACAAGTCAATTCCTTGGAGATTTGGGAGGGACAGAAGCCATTGGGCAATCTTTTATCATTGATACTGATTTGCCTAGTATTCGTCCTGCTGTTGGCTTTTTTGGGCGTTATAATATGGGAGGACATTTTTCATTTCGACTGGAAATGTCTTATCTTAATTTAAGTGGAAACGATAAATTTGCTGGCAAAGGATTTTCAGCAACGACACACAGCGATAAAGACGGTTGGTTTAGATTTTATCGAAATCTGCATTTTCAAACACACGTATTTGAATTGACGAATAGTTGCCAATTCATTCCCTACAATTTCAAACTAACGGGTAGTCGATATACTAAAACCAAGCAAAATACACTTTCTCCCTATATTGTCCTTGGAGCAGGCTTTTTGGTCTTTAATCCTCAAGCTGAATACAATGGAGACTGGGTTGATTTGCGCCCTTTATCTACAGAAGGACAAGGCTTGGTTGAGGGGCGTCCTACCTACAGCTTGGTTCAATTTATTATTCCTGTGGGATTTGGTGTGCAATGGGAACACAATCACGATTGGATACTTTCTTTAGAAATCAATCATCGGTTTACCTTTACCGATTATATAGATGATGTTTCGACGGATTATGTAGCCCCTGCTGTTTTTGAGAAAAATTTTAATGCTGAAACAGCGCAACTAGCAACTTCATTAGCACGACGTTCAGTAGAACACGATCCCAATAATATCTATGGTTATATTACTGCACCCAATGCCCAAAGAGGCGACCCCAAAGACAATGATGCTTATTATACCATTAATATAAGACTTGCTTTCTACCTCAAAAAGAGCCGTTTCTTAGCTTTGGTAAAAGATTACTAA